TTAAATCATATATATGTGGGGAAAGGAAGTAATGTACAGGACAATTGTACTATACATACAAGCCTAGACAAAAATCCTACGGAGATAGGAGAGTATGTTACCATAGGTCATAATGCCATAGTACATGGAGGAAAGATTGGAAATTATTCTTTAATAGGTATGGGTTCCATAATTTTAGATAATGCAGAAATTGGAGAAGAGACTATTATAGGAGCAGGAAGCCTTGTGACTCAAAATAAAAAAATACCTTCAGGAGTACTGTGTATGGGTTCTCCGGCAAAAGTCATAAGGAAACTTACTATAGAGGAAAAAAAGTTTTTAAGGCATTCTGCAGAGGAGTATATTAGACAATCTAAAAGTTATAAACAATATATAATAGTATAAATTGAATGTAGAAGGTTTTAAATATAATTTAGTCACCTATTTTATCACAAAAGTATAGATATATATTAACATAAATAATTTAGGAGATTAAATATGCCCATTTTCAAATTAGGATCTAGAGGCACTGAAGTTATGCATATACAGGCAACTCTAAAAAAGATAGGATATAATCCCGGAGCAATAGATGGAATATATGGTACAGATACTAAAAAAGCAGTGGAAATTTTTCAGAGGAATCATGGCTTAATTGTAGATGGAATAATAGGACCTAATACTTATAGAATTTTAAGAAGTTTTATGTTAGGATATGATATGTATACCATTAGAACAGGGGATACTCTGTACAGCATAGCTAAAAAATATGGAACTGACGTGTATGACATAATAGTAGCGAATCCTGGGATAGAACCTTTTCAATTGGTTCCAGGTGTACAAGTCAAGGTACCTTATAATATAGATGTGGTAGATACAAATATAGATTACACCTACAATATATTGGAAATGGATCTTATGGGATTAGAAGCTAGGTATCCCTTTATAACTGTTGGCAGCATAGGAGAAAGTGTACTTGGAAAACAACTTTATTATGTGAAACTTGGTGTAGGCTCAAATGAAGTATCATATAATGGAGTTCATCATTCATTGGAATGGATAACGGCTCCACTTTTAATGAAATTTATAGAAAATTTTGCCAGAGCATACAGCCGAGGAGAGAATATAAGGGGATATAATATAGGAGATATATGGAGAAATAGTAGTATATATATAGTTCCTATGGTAAATCCTGATGGAGTAGAACTTGTTTTAAACGGATTAAGTAGGAATAATCCTTTTTACTATGATTTAAAAAGATGGAATAATGGTAGTGAAGATTTTTCTAAAGATTGGCAGGCCAATAATAGAGGGGTAGATATTAATCATAATTATAATGCCATGTGGCAGCTTTCAAAAGAAGCAGAAGCTTCCTATGGGGTGTATGGACCTGGACCTACCAGATACTCAGGACCTTATCCTGTATCGGAACCTGAGACAAAGGCTATGGTAAGATTCACAAATAGCCATAATTTTAGATTGGTATTAGCATATCATAGTCAAGGAGAAGTTATTTACTGGCAGTATGGTGAAGTAACTCCTTCAGAGTCAAGAAGAATAGGAGAGTTGTTTGCTAAAGCCAGTGGTTATTCTTTAGAAGAAACTACGGGAATAGCATCTTATGCGGGATATAAAGACTGGTTTATACAAGATCATAGGAGACCTGGATTTACTATAGAAGTAGGCAAAGGAAAAAACCCCCTTCCTATAAGTCAATTTGATAAAATATATGAGGATAATGAGGAAATACTTTTGCTTGCATCTGTAATATGATGTATTCCACCTCTTCAGGTGGAATACATAGGGATTTAAATACAATTATCAAATGATTCAGGTGGAGGTTGCTATAGAGAGATGATTATATCCCACTTTGAAGAAGATAGGAGTATTAGCTAATTACCACCCTTGGAAAAATTTTATTTGTATATATCTACTAAAAGGCCACTTATATCATCAATAGTAGCAGCTACATTTAAATTTTCCTTCTGTTCGTTCATTAATAGTTCAGTAAGTTCTTCCAGTTTTCTGTCTATAGTATCTACGGTTATAAAATATTGTGTTTGCCAAAAGCTTATATCCTTTTTTACATTATACATATACTTTAATACTGACTCCAGATATTCTTGTATCATCTTTTTGTAACTTCTAACGTCTGCATAACATTTTGTTATGGATAGTCTATTTCCCTTTTTTTTAATATTATCGAACATGTTTTTTAGTTCTTGTTCTGACTTTTTTTCCATCTGAGAATTAAAGCTTTGAGAAAAATCCTTTTTTATTTTTATACTTTTATTCTTAGAAGAAGGGGCAGAAGATCTACCGATTCTAGAAACTTCCATAATTTACCTCCGTGCTTTTATTAGAATATACTTATAAATTATTATATATAATATTTTCATAAAAATATAGTGAATTATATTAAAAATTATATCAAAAATAAAGTTAATCTGTAATAATTATTTGAAATAAGTATAAGATTATACTAAGTTCAAAAAATACAATAAAGGGTAGGTGATTTTATGTGGTTCAAAAAAAGTGTTCAGGAGGTAATACAGGAATTAGATACAGATTCTATAAATGGTATTACTAGTGAAGAAGCAAAAATTAGAATAGAAAAATATGGACAAAATAAATTAGCAGAAAAAAAGAAAAAGTCAATTTTAATACTTTTATTTGAACAGATAAACGATGTTCTTATATATATACTTTTGGCTGCGGCAGTAGTTTCTGCATTACTTAATGAAATAAGTGATGCAATTATAATAGGTATTGTAATTATACTAAATGCAGTTATAGGTTTGGTTCAGGAGTCAAAAGCAGAAAAAGCACTGGAATCTTTAAAAAAGCTTTCTGTACCTAAGGCACTGGTGAAAAGAGATGGAAAAATTATAGAAATTTCTTCAGAAGATGTAGTGCTTGGGGATATAGTAATTTTAGATGCAGGTAAATATGTTCCCTGTGATTTAAGGTTAATAGAAAGTGCAAATTTGAAAATAGAAGAATCAGCATTAACAGGAGAATCTGTACCTTCGGAAAAATATGCAGAGGATACCTTAAAAGAAGATGATGTAGCCCTTGGAGATCAGAGAAATATGGCTTTTATGTCTACATTGGTTACTTATGGCAGAGGAGTAGGAGTAGTTGTAGCTGCAGGTATGGACACAGAAATAGGGAAAATAGCCAAAATGCTTCATGACGATAGTAAAAATTTGACTCCTCTTCAGAAAAAATTGGCACAGCTTGGGAAAATGTTAGGTTTTGTAGTACTTATAATTTGTATTCTTATGTTTTTTGTAGCTGTGATTCAAAAGAGAGATTTATTCGAAATGTTTTTAACTGCTATAAGTCTTGCTGTAGCTGCTATTCCAGAAGGACTTCCAGCTATGGTTACCATAGTACTTGCAGTTGGGGTACAGAGAATGATAAAGAAGAATGCCATAGTGAGAAAGCTTCCTGCTATAGAGACATTGGGGTCTGTAAATATAATATGTTCTGACAAGACTGGAACCCTAACTCAAAATAAAATGACAGTTACAAAGTTTTATGCGGATGATACCTTAGATAATATTCTAAAGTTAGATGCAAATAATTTTATACATAAGAGACTTATAGAAAATATGGTGCTTTGTAATGATGCTACTTATTCAGAGGATTCACAAACAGGGGATCCAACAGAAATTGCACTTTTAGAACTTGGCTTTAAGTTTAATATATTTAAAGATAGTGAAAGTAAAGCCCATATCAGGGCAAATGAAATACCTTTTGATTCTGATAGGAAGCTTATGACCACTTTAAATGAATATGGGGATAAGTATCATGTGATTACAAAAGGTGCAGTAGATAACTTAATAAAAATCTGCAGTTATATGTATTTGGGAGGTCATGTAGTAGATTTTACAGAAGAATTAAAATCTAAAGTAATAAAAGCTTCTGATTCAATGTCAAAAGATGCTCTTAGAGTACTTGCAACTGCAGTTAAGGTGGAGGATTCATCAGATATTAAAATTGATTCCATGGAAAGTGAATTGATATTTGTAGGACTTGTGGGAATGATAGATCCACCTAGAGAAAATGTAAAAAAATCCATAGAAGAATGTAAAAACTCTGGTATAAGAACTGTTATGATTACAGGGGATCATAAAAATACTGCCTATGCCATAGCAAAAGAACTGAGTATAGCAGAAGATAGTTCACAGGTAATACTGGGAGCTGAATTTGATAGAATGCCAGAAGATGAGGTGGTGGATAGGATTGATAATTTAAGAGTTTTTGCAAGAGTGTCTCCAGAGCATAAGGTAAGAATAGTTAAGGCTTTAAAGCAAAAAGGGAATATAGTATCTATGACTGGAGATGGCGTAAATGACGCACCATCTTTAAAGGCTGCAGATATAGGAGTAGCTATGGGTATTACAGGAACAGATGTGGCAAAAGGTGCCTCTGATATGATACTTACAGATGATAACTTTTCAACTATTGTGGAAGCTGTAAAGGAAGGAAGAAATATATACAGTAATATAAGAAAATCTATAACATTTCTTCTTTCCTGTAATATAGGAGAGATAATAGCTTTATTTATAGGAATAATCTTAGGGTGGCCTGCGGTCTTAAGACCTATTCATCTTCTATGGGTGAATCTCATAACAGATAGTCTGCCAGCTTTGGCATTGGGAGTAGATCCAGATGATCCTGATATAATGAAAGAAAAACCTAGAGATCAAAAAGAAGGATTATTTTCAGGAAGAAATGGTACTTTCTTAATAGGAAATGGTATTTTAATAGGTATAATTACCTTGTTCGCCTTTTATATAGGAATTAAAATATATCCAAATTCTGTTACACATGCACAGACTATGTCTTTTGTAGTACTCAGTATATCTCAATTAATCTATACTTTAAGCATAAGACATAATAAAAAATCCATATTTGAAATTGGGGTTTTTACCAATAAATATTTAATAGGGGCTATAATTTTAGGTATAATACTTCAGAATATAGTTATTACAGTGCCTTTCTTAGCTTCAGTATTTAAAGTATTTACTCTTACACCAAATGACTGGATGTTTGTTATTCTCCTGTCACTTATACCTCTCATTATAAATGAAATTGCAAAAATAATTTATAATAAAATAGAACGAAAGTAATAATCTATTTCTAAGCTTTAAGAATATTTAATTTTTAAAGCTTAGAAATTTAAAAAATCTCTTAGAGCTTTTTCAGTTTTGTGCCTTTCTCATCCTGTGTTATTAAGTTTCTTTTCATAAGTCCGCCTAAGGCATTTTTAAAGTAATTTTTACTTTCATGAAAAACACGTTTTATATCTTCAGGAGAACTCTTGTCATTATAAGGCATAAAACCATTATGATTTTTCAGATAATTTAAAATAGATTCTTCCAGAGATATTCTTTCATATTTGGGTGTTTTTCTTGGAGTAAGACTCAGCTTGCCGTCTTCATATATGTTCTTTATCCTGAGCTTTAGTTCATCACCGGGATAAAGATTCATGTAATATTCATTTTTTAGTATTACACCCCTATAAACATTATCCACAGCTATCATGGCACTGTCGTTAGTTTGAAATCCATAGACTATACCAGTTACTTCAGAACCTATGGTATATTTTTGTTCTATTTGTTCTGGTTTAGTATCAGTTATTGTAAGGAGATAT
This genomic interval from Clostridium kluyveri contains the following:
- a CDS encoding gamma carbonic anhydrase family protein, which gives rise to MIRKFKYYMPELDESCFIADNAEVIGKVKLCEDVSIWFGAVLRGDLNHIYVGKGSNVQDNCTIHTSLDKNPTEIGEYVTIGHNAIVHGGKIGNYSLIGMGSIILDNAEIGEETIIGAGSLVTQNKKIPSGVLCMGSPAKVIRKLTIEEKKFLRHSAEEYIRQSKSYKQYIIV
- a CDS encoding M14 family metallopeptidase, which translates into the protein MPIFKLGSRGTEVMHIQATLKKIGYNPGAIDGIYGTDTKKAVEIFQRNHGLIVDGIIGPNTYRILRSFMLGYDMYTIRTGDTLYSIAKKYGTDVYDIIVANPGIEPFQLVPGVQVKVPYNIDVVDTNIDYTYNILEMDLMGLEARYPFITVGSIGESVLGKQLYYVKLGVGSNEVSYNGVHHSLEWITAPLLMKFIENFARAYSRGENIRGYNIGDIWRNSSIYIVPMVNPDGVELVLNGLSRNNPFYYDLKRWNNGSEDFSKDWQANNRGVDINHNYNAMWQLSKEAEASYGVYGPGPTRYSGPYPVSEPETKAMVRFTNSHNFRLVLAYHSQGEVIYWQYGEVTPSESRRIGELFAKASGYSLEETTGIASYAGYKDWFIQDHRRPGFTIEVGKGKNPLPISQFDKIYEDNEEILLLASVI
- a CDS encoding YaaR family protein, encoding MEVSRIGRSSAPSSKNKSIKIKKDFSQSFNSQMEKKSEQELKNMFDNIKKKGNRLSITKCYADVRSYKKMIQEYLESVLKYMYNVKKDISFWQTQYFITVDTIDRKLEELTELLMNEQKENLNVAATIDDISGLLVDIYK
- a CDS encoding calcium-translocating P-type ATPase, PMCA-type gives rise to the protein MWFKKSVQEVIQELDTDSINGITSEEAKIRIEKYGQNKLAEKKKKSILILLFEQINDVLIYILLAAAVVSALLNEISDAIIIGIVIILNAVIGLVQESKAEKALESLKKLSVPKALVKRDGKIIEISSEDVVLGDIVILDAGKYVPCDLRLIESANLKIEESALTGESVPSEKYAEDTLKEDDVALGDQRNMAFMSTLVTYGRGVGVVVAAGMDTEIGKIAKMLHDDSKNLTPLQKKLAQLGKMLGFVVLIICILMFFVAVIQKRDLFEMFLTAISLAVAAIPEGLPAMVTIVLAVGVQRMIKKNAIVRKLPAIETLGSVNIICSDKTGTLTQNKMTVTKFYADDTLDNILKLDANNFIHKRLIENMVLCNDATYSEDSQTGDPTEIALLELGFKFNIFKDSESKAHIRANEIPFDSDRKLMTTLNEYGDKYHVITKGAVDNLIKICSYMYLGGHVVDFTEELKSKVIKASDSMSKDALRVLATAVKVEDSSDIKIDSMESELIFVGLVGMIDPPRENVKKSIEECKNSGIRTVMITGDHKNTAYAIAKELSIAEDSSQVILGAEFDRMPEDEVVDRIDNLRVFARVSPEHKVRIVKALKQKGNIVSMTGDGVNDAPSLKAADIGVAMGITGTDVAKGASDMILTDDNFSTIVEAVKEGRNIYSNIRKSITFLLSCNIGEIIALFIGIILGWPAVLRPIHLLWVNLITDSLPALALGVDPDDPDIMKEKPRDQKEGLFSGRNGTFLIGNGILIGIITLFAFYIGIKIYPNSVTHAQTMSFVVLSISQLIYTLSIRHNKKSIFEIGVFTNKYLIGAIILGIILQNIVITVPFLASVFKVFTLTPNDWMFVILLSLIPLIINEIAKIIYNKIERK
- a CDS encoding CvfB family protein; the encoded protein is MVLIGKFNTLKIVRKASFGYYLDAETGKTKDDILLPKSNDEEDLLSVGDEVNAFIYKDSKDRLIATLKAPLATVENLAYLKVVSNTSFGSFIDIGLERDVLVPLSEQKYPLLPEKYYLFYIYLDKTNRIAATTDIDKYLLTITDTKPEQIEQKYTIGSEVTGIVYGFQTNDSAMIAVDNVYRGVILKNEYYMNLYPGDELKLRIKNIYEDGKLSLTPRKTPKYERISLEESILNYLKNHNGFMPYNDKSSPEDIKRVFHESKNYFKNALGGLMKRNLITQDEKGTKLKKL